The Pseudomonas fluorescens nucleotide sequence AGACCGTCGAAAGTACCCAGCATCTGCTCGCCACCGATGCTGGCAAGGACCCTCTGGACCATCAACTGGCATTTGTCGATTTGCTCCTGACCATCGCCATGATCATCCTGGTACATGTCGTGCGCCGCGACGATATCACCACGCAGTTGGGCAAGGGCCTGCCCCTCCAACCGGCCCAGTCGCCCGGTCAAGCAACGCCACTTGCCCCATTTACGCCACTGGCGGATATCGATCTGGATTTCACTTGGTCGCGCCCAGGTCTTCACCTGTCCAGCGCCCAGAAAGCCGACTTGCAAGGGTTGGCCTCAACGCTGAACGCCTCGACCCTGGGGAGTGCCATTCCTCATGGCGCGCTCATGGGGCTGCACCTGCACAATGAATCACTGTGGTTCGTGACCACTGGCCAGGTATTCAAGGTTGTACTCGACCCACTCACGGAGCAGCCGCGTATCGTCGCCGCAGACGGTACGGAGCGTTTTGGCCCGTGGCTGCGCAAGGACGAGGCGGGGCGCTGGACGCTCGACCTGCGCTTGCGCCTGCAAGGAGGCATGCCTCTGCGCCAGCGGCTCAAGTCGGTCAACGATCCGCAAAGGGTCCTCGAACTGGACAACAACCTCCGGGAGCAGCAAGCCAGCGCGATAACCCGGGAACGCAACTTCCAGACCTTCGTCACCAACCACATCAACGACCAGACTCCAGCCCTCACCCTGTACGCCTACGTAACCAAGCTGGAGCAGTTCGCCACATTCTGGGAGGACCATCTGAACACGCTCGAGCAGCGCAATGAGATTCGCGTACTCAAGGGTTACAAGCTGGCTCGGGCCAAGGCGTTGCGCGGCCGGGCACGCTGCGTTCAATCGATCCTTGCCACGGTCAACAACCTGCACAAACCACTGCGCCAGCGTTTCAAGGCGCTGGTCCGCAGCACCCACGGCAAGCTCCCGCCAGAGCAGGAAGCGAGTGCGCCACCTGAACACATTCGCCTGATGGACGAGATGGAACCGTTGATCGCCAAGATGATCGACAACACCCTGACACTCAGCAGCGTGCAGCTTGAGCTGCACAAACTGGCCAGCGCCCAGCATCCGGAGATTCAACTGCTGGAGCTTTCGGTCAAGCAGTTCGAACCCCAACCCTGGTCAAAGCTTTACTGGCATACCCTGCGCTGCGAACTGCTGAACAACCGCCTGCGGCTGAGCCTGGACGATGACACCAGCGAAGATGCCGACTACTGGCTCGAACGCAGCTGGGGCAACCTGGAACACGGTCTGGTTCAACGCATGAGCCTGCATCACCTCGCCGAGCCTCCGGCGGAAGTACGCGCACGCCTGCTCGACACCATCGCCAACCATTTCCGTGCCGCCCTGCGCCAGCTTGGCAACCTCAAGCCATTGCTGACCGAAGCCGCAGCGCAAGGCGTGCTGGAGCGGCTGAATTCCGATGCCGCATTGTTGCTGCGCGAAACCCAGTCCGATCTTGACGAGTATCCACAATCACTGCTCGAACACAGTAGTGTGCGCCAATTGCACAACCAGGTACCCGGCCTGATCGAGACGGCGGATCAGGGGCTGGTCCTCGGCACGCCGCGGGCCGACAACGCCGACATCGTCGATGTGCGCAACCCGCAAGATCAAACCACGTCGGCGTCCTACCAGAGAGATGCCAACAGCGACGCCTGGTTACCGGTGGAACCGGGACTGCCCGCACAGCCCGTAGCCGAGAGTGCGCCGACGACCGCATCGTTGGGTACATTGATCAGCCACGGTGCCCGTCTGGCGGCCCAGGCCAGGGAAGAAATCAGCCGGTTGAGCGCGCTGCGCACCGATACCTATCTGCCGATCGAGTTCGAGGAAATCCTGCAACGGCGCAAGCGACCTGTCGAGGCTCAAGGTCAAGCCATCGAGCAGGCGCTAAGCCGTCTGAACCTGACGGACCAGGCCGAGGACGGTGCCGATGCAGCGCTGCAGATTCGTCAGCTGGATGAACTGGCCGGCGACCTTGACCAGGCGGCGGCGAAGCTGCGGACCCAGGCGGCACTGGTACAGTCGCCAAGCATGGATGAACTGATCTACCTGCTAGGCAAACAACAGGTCAGGATCCAGGCCCTGGGTCGGCGCAAACTGTTGGCGAAAAATCGCAAATGGCCCCGGGATTACCTTGACGAGTACGTCATCCTGCATGACAACCGGCCACTGTGGTATGCCCACTTTCACTACAGTGCTGCCGATACGCCCAAGGACAGTTTCACTGCCGGGCACCTGAAGCTGGCCAGCCAACGCTACGAGCGCGGCCCCTACCGTGTCGAGGCGAACGGCTCACGCACCGTCGTTCAGCGCGGGCCTATCACCCTGGCCCAGGCACGGTGCTGGTTCCTGACGTTGTAAATGCCGCGTCCGGGCGCAGCACGCTGCGCCCGGCAACTCTCAGCGGTTCTTGAACTGCGCCTCGCGCTTGGCGATGAACGCCGCCATGCCCTCCTTCTGGTCTTCGGTGGCGAAGGCGGCGTGGAACACCCGGCGTTCGAAACGCACGCCTTCGGCCAGGTTGACCTCGAAGGCGCGGTTGACGCTCTCCTTGACCATCATGGTCATCGGGATCGATTTGCTGGCGATGGTCGCAGCTACTTTCAACGCTTCTTCAATCAGCTCGGCCTGCGGTACCACCCGTGCCACCAGGCCAGAGCGTTCGGCCTCCTCGGCACCCATCAGGCGGCCGCTAAGGCACAGTTCCATGGCCTTGGCCTTGCCCACGGCGCGGGTCAGGCGCTGGGTGCCGCCCATGCCCGGCAGCACGCCGAGGTTGATTTCCGGCTGGCCGAACTTGGCGTTGTCGGCGGCGAGGATGAAGTCGCACATCATTGCCAGCTCGCAACCACCGCCCAAGGC carries:
- a CDS encoding dermonecrotic toxin domain-containing protein, whose protein sequence is MTHTTPTLHQQIASRAPLSCAVAKRFVSRPSLLEIVSEVLIEQWVARGLDIAHSPLRLYLISPATSRHAHIRSVPQVLIERFCLRRTLNLTEGEDYLSPLPLADRSSQLDLDLHTVEQLINECAPWILDQYQQALVAFWGESNAHGETPWQWYGNYLHKLMKDSIDLGLRAGTLDTRQAATSRIVDAFPCQQDRAAFGNLSHLRVQSVAVDLSCVLVLDADLSSALLIEDQYNNDPQQTAAILFTLVGALVPFKSHGQFLDFLGQNWPAHLQHTPARVIISPSPGCAFAAQARGYLQQQLRLIDTIAANARTEQHATALSTVLDQVTSMLDLCTAQELVRQAKIKALLPDWLLGSDLALRYSLLLSKLAELNLDGRGTSWREGIEAVEVYACRLLDQRLALDHADVDFKAGEIEIINHRVDATAIGNQGTVITDGTVTVVHFSLAQLAIDNLGLLAPGRVMVEHSGGARLPEWMNETYIRTLVGELDIGSRYPQTLRQLLLEPGQQQRRQALFTAQLQVQLPMHALELLLQDKAISEAGYKAVEWVFANHADLSPDNHNAAVLRPLALIRSPGAIADPVLNAWLIEPREPWQGPCMLYRPLHPQTLQEFDNRTALFDAICSEGPLQDDILDRLAPEVRPLYAKGGFLQPHIQRFGQGSDFAPQTIPAPATLAFTLAAEAPGTLIYQACARELIEQAQRQSTTTSQTRWNRWKTLGWLLFNTVLPLFQGNVARIGWLIQTVESTQHLLATDAGKDPLDHQLAFVDLLLTIAMIILVHVVRRDDITTQLGKGLPLQPAQSPGQATPLAPFTPLADIDLDFTWSRPGLHLSSAQKADLQGLASTLNASTLGSAIPHGALMGLHLHNESLWFVTTGQVFKVVLDPLTEQPRIVAADGTERFGPWLRKDEAGRWTLDLRLRLQGGMPLRQRLKSVNDPQRVLELDNNLREQQASAITRERNFQTFVTNHINDQTPALTLYAYVTKLEQFATFWEDHLNTLEQRNEIRVLKGYKLARAKALRGRARCVQSILATVNNLHKPLRQRFKALVRSTHGKLPPEQEASAPPEHIRLMDEMEPLIAKMIDNTLTLSSVQLELHKLASAQHPEIQLLELSVKQFEPQPWSKLYWHTLRCELLNNRLRLSLDDDTSEDADYWLERSWGNLEHGLVQRMSLHHLAEPPAEVRARLLDTIANHFRAALRQLGNLKPLLTEAAAQGVLERLNSDAALLLRETQSDLDEYPQSLLEHSSVRQLHNQVPGLIETADQGLVLGTPRADNADIVDVRNPQDQTTSASYQRDANSDAWLPVEPGLPAQPVAESAPTTASLGTLISHGARLAAQAREEISRLSALRTDTYLPIEFEEILQRRKRPVEAQGQAIEQALSRLNLTDQAEDGADAALQIRQLDELAGDLDQAAAKLRTQAALVQSPSMDELIYLLGKQQVRIQALGRRKLLAKNRKWPRDYLDEYVILHDNRPLWYAHFHYSAADTPKDSFTAGHLKLASQRYERGPYRVEANGSRTVVQRGPITLAQARCWFLTL
- a CDS encoding enoyl-CoA hydratase, which translates into the protein MSFETILLDIHGKVGLITLNRPQALNALNAQIVGEINQALDQLEADPNIGCVVLTGSAKAFAAGADIKEMADLRYPQIYVDDLFSDADRIANRRKPIIAAVSGFALGGGCELAMMCDFILAADNAKFGQPEINLGVLPGMGGTQRLTRAVGKAKAMELCLSGRLMGAEEAERSGLVARVVPQAELIEEALKVAATIASKSIPMTMMVKESVNRAFEVNLAEGVRFERRVFHAAFATEDQKEGMAAFIAKREAQFKNR